TGCGGCGCATCGTGCAGGCCTACACCCGCGAGGCCGGCGTGCGCGAGCTTGAGCGCGCCATCGCCACCATCGCCCGCAAGCAAGCCCTGGCCCGCGCCGAGGGGCGCGAGGCGCAGCAACGGATTCGACCCGCGGACATACCGGAATACCTCGGCCCGCCGAAATATCGCTATGGAAAGGCGGAGAGCGAAGACGCGCACGCCGTGGCGACCGCGGTGTTCACTACGCCGGCGGGCGGAGACTTGTTGCCGATCGAGGTCTCCATTGCCGAGGGCGCCGGCAAGGTCACGCTGACGGGCTCCCTGGGCGACGTGATCCAGGAGTCCGCCCACGCCGCCATCACCTATGCCCGGGCGCACGCCGACGAGTTTGGCTATGGCGCGTCCGACTTCGACGCCGTGGACATTCACGTGCACGTGCCCCAGGGCGCCCTGCCGAAGGAAGGCCCGGCGTCGGGCGTGGCCATCGCCGCCGCGCTGGTCTCGGCCCTCGCCCGGCGCAAGGTGCGCGGCAGCGCGGCCATGACCGGAGAAATCACGCTGCGCGGGCGCGTGCTGCCGGTCAGCGGAATCAAGGAGAAAGTCCTCGCCGCCCAACGCGCGGGCATTGAGACCTTCGTGCTGCCGCATGGCAACCGGCAAGACTTGGACGAGCTGGACGCGGACACCCGGCAAGGCCTCGAATTCGCCCTCGCGACCACGGTTGACGAGGCGCTCGCGCACGTTCTGGTGGGCTAGCGCGGCGGGATCCGCCGCCAGGGGCGACTCTGGCGACCGAAGGGAGTGGCTATTCTGCGTTACGCGTCCGCGGCGCCGCCCGCGGAATGGAAGAGCTGAGCAAGCGGTCTGATGTTTGGTCCGTTCAACACGCTTCTCGGGCTCTTCTCGCGCGACCTCGGCATCGACCTTGGCACGGCGAACACCCTGGTCTATGCGAAAGACCGCGGCGTGGTGCTGTCCGAGCCGTCGGTGGTCGCGACCGACCAGAACACGATGCGCGTGCTGGCCGTGGGCGCCGAGGCCAAGAAGATGGTGGGCCGAACTCCGTCCAACATCACGGCCATGCGACCGCTGCGCGACGGCGTGATCGCCGATTTCGACACTGTGGAAACCATGCTGCAGTACTTCATCAGCCGCGTGCACGATGAGCTGCCGTTCGCGCCGCGTCCCCGCGTGATCGTCGGCGTGCCCTCCGGCGTCACCGAGGTTGAGAAGCGCGCCGTCCACGAGGCGAGCCTGCAGGCCGGCGCCCGCGAGGTGTACCTGATCGAGGAGCCGATGGCTGCCGCCATCGGCGCCGGACAACCGATTCAGGAGGCCACGGGCAACATGATCGTGGACATCGGCGGCGGCACGACCGAGGTCGCCGTGATTTCACTGGGCGGCGTGGTGGTGAGCCACAGCATTCGCGTGGCGGGCGACGAGATCGACGAGCAGATCGTGGAGTACTGCCGCAACGAGCACATGCTGCTCATCGGCGAGCGCACGGCGGAGGCTTGCAAGATCGCCGTCGGATCGGCCTACGCCGGTTTGCAGGAAGACACCGTGCTTGTCCGCGGCCGTGACCTGCAGAGCGGGCTGCCGCGCCAGGCCGAGCTGACCTCCGGGCACATCCGCGAGGCGATTGGCGGGCCGGTGACCGAAATCGTTGACAACGTGAAGCTCGCCATCGAGGCCACGCCCCCTGAGCTGCTGGCCGACATCATGGAGCACGGCATCTATCTCGCCGGCGGTGGGGCGTTGCTGCGCAATCTGGACAAGCGCATCGAGCAGGAGGCCGACATTCCGGTACACGTCTCGGAGAATCCGCTTGAGGCGGTCGTGCGGGGCACGGGAGCGTGCCTGCACAACCTCGAGGCGTACCGCGAAGTCTTCGTCGCCGAGAACAGATCGCCCTACGGCTAGGTGGTCACGAGCATGCGGGGGGGGCAACGAGCCGCGATCGTGCTGATCGGGCTGATCGTCGCGGCGGTCGTGCTCTCGATGCTGCACAACACCGGCGCCAGCGTTCCGGTGGAGGGCCTCGTCCTGCGGGTGGTGGAACCCGTGCGGAGCGCCTTCACGACGGTCGCCAACGGCGCCTCGCGAGCGCTGACCGACCTCGAGCGGTTTGGCGAAATGCGCGAGGAGAATGCCGCGCTGCGGGTTGAAGTGGCCGAGCTTCGAGCGCAGGCCACCCGCCTCAGCGACGCCGAACGCGAGAACGAGCGCTTTCGAGAGGCCCTGACCTACCTGGACGAAAACCCCGAGCTGGAGTTGGTGACCGCCCGCATTGTCGGGCGCGACAGCCTCGACATGCTGGACACGATCGTGATCGATCGCGGCGCGTCCTCAGGCATCCGGGCGGGTATGGCGGTGGTGGCCAACGGGGGATTGGCGGGCCGCGTGACCAAGGTGACCGACACCACCGCCGACATCCTGCCCGTGCACAGTCCGCAGAGCACGGTGAGCGTGCTGGCTCAGGGTGACGA
This sequence is a window from Chloroflexota bacterium. Protein-coding genes within it:
- the mreC gene encoding rod shape-determining protein MreC, with protein sequence MRGGQRAAIVLIGLIVAAVVLSMLHNTGASVPVEGLVLRVVEPVRSAFTTVANGASRALTDLERFGEMREENAALRVEVAELRAQATRLSDAERENERFREALTYLDENPELELVTARIVGRDSLDMLDTIVIDRGASSGIRAGMAVVANGGLAGRVTKVTDTTADILPVHSPQSTVSVLAQGDEATADGTLDGTNGADLVMRHIDAEAAIMVGDPVVTSSLGGSLPRGIPVGRIVAIEVSPTSVLRQAIVAPLVQPEHLDVVQVILGQTAGA
- a CDS encoding rod shape-determining protein, with amino-acid sequence MFGPFNTLLGLFSRDLGIDLGTANTLVYAKDRGVVLSEPSVVATDQNTMRVLAVGAEAKKMVGRTPSNITAMRPLRDGVIADFDTVETMLQYFISRVHDELPFAPRPRVIVGVPSGVTEVEKRAVHEASLQAGAREVYLIEEPMAAAIGAGQPIQEATGNMIVDIGGGTTEVAVISLGGVVVSHSIRVAGDEIDEQIVEYCRNEHMLLIGERTAEACKIAVGSAYAGLQEDTVLVRGRDLQSGLPRQAELTSGHIREAIGGPVTEIVDNVKLAIEATPPELLADIMEHGIYLAGGGALLRNLDKRIEQEADIPVHVSENPLEAVVRGTGACLHNLEAYREVFVAENRSPYG